The following coding sequences lie in one Arachis ipaensis cultivar K30076 chromosome B05, Araip1.1, whole genome shotgun sequence genomic window:
- the LOC107640573 gene encoding uncharacterized protein LOC107640573 isoform X3, translating into MPKQRIRQYQRVKTNESSIFLEGEDINMSISHAADSISLKKIPRYEVKIIDEDDWMKGAQFGAAFAIGVDIDSQAIASASENDTLNNIRPDKLQLHLIASQISSSCRDDWPSRVVEGENAFEIDTVTHKDKYDVVIANILLNPLLNLADQIIFSVKPGAIIGLSGILSEQVQNLLQKYSLFLEGIEVSKMDDWACVSGRKRKNIDIC; encoded by the exons ATGCCTAAGCAAA GAATCCGACAATATCAGAGGGTGAAAACCAACGAGAG TTCTATTTTTCTTGAAGGTGAGGATATAAATATGAGCATTTCACATGCTGCTGATTctattagtttgaaaaagatacCAAGATATGAAGTTAAAATTATTGACGAGGATGACTGGATGAAAGGAGCTCAG TTTGGTGCTGCCTTTGCCATTGGAGTCGATATAGATTCACAAGCAATTGCATCAGCATCTGAAAATGATACTCTGAATAACATCAGACCAGACAAGCTGCAACTGCACTTGATTGCAAGCCAAATTTCTTCATCCTGCAGGGATGACTGGCCATCTAGAGTTGTCGAGGGAGAAAATGCTTTCGAGATAGACACAGTCACTCACAAGGATAAATATGATGTGGTCATCGCAAACATACTTTTAAATCCTCTGTTAAATCTTGCTGATCAAATTATCTTTTCTGTAAAGCCTGGAGCAATTATTGGTCTCTCTGGAATCTTAAGTGAACAA GTCCAGAACTTATTACAAAAATATTCACTATTCTTAGAAGGCATAGAAGTGTCGAAAATGGATGACTGGGCATGTGTGAgtggcagaaaaagaaagaatataGATATCTGCTGA
- the LOC107640573 gene encoding uncharacterized protein LOC107640573 isoform X1 gives MALLFLLSLFHSYLFGGFGMNVNMIFASFFFSLGSSGIRQYQRVKTNESSIFLEGEDINMSISHAADSISLKKIPRYEVKIIDEDDWMKGAQFGAAFAIGVDIDSQAIASASENDTLNNIRPDKLQLHLIASQISSSCRDDWPSRVVEGENAFEIDTVTHKDKYDVVIANILLNPLLNLADQIIFSVKPGAIIGLSGILSEQVQNLLQKYSLFLEGIEVSKMDDWACVSGRKRKNIDIC, from the exons ATGGCACTACTATTTCTTTTATCTCTTTTCCATTCTTATCTTTTCGGTGGGTTTGGTATGAATGTGAATATGatctttgcttctttttttttctctcttggtTCTTCAGGAATCCGACAATATCAGAGGGTGAAAACCAACGAGAG TTCTATTTTTCTTGAAGGTGAGGATATAAATATGAGCATTTCACATGCTGCTGATTctattagtttgaaaaagatacCAAGATATGAAGTTAAAATTATTGACGAGGATGACTGGATGAAAGGAGCTCAG TTTGGTGCTGCCTTTGCCATTGGAGTCGATATAGATTCACAAGCAATTGCATCAGCATCTGAAAATGATACTCTGAATAACATCAGACCAGACAAGCTGCAACTGCACTTGATTGCAAGCCAAATTTCTTCATCCTGCAGGGATGACTGGCCATCTAGAGTTGTCGAGGGAGAAAATGCTTTCGAGATAGACACAGTCACTCACAAGGATAAATATGATGTGGTCATCGCAAACATACTTTTAAATCCTCTGTTAAATCTTGCTGATCAAATTATCTTTTCTGTAAAGCCTGGAGCAATTATTGGTCTCTCTGGAATCTTAAGTGAACAA GTCCAGAACTTATTACAAAAATATTCACTATTCTTAGAAGGCATAGAAGTGTCGAAAATGGATGACTGGGCATGTGTGAgtggcagaaaaagaaagaatataGATATCTGCTGA
- the LOC107640573 gene encoding uncharacterized protein LOC107640573 isoform X2, with translation MDSSGPWDLARANEGNPRVRSKFIAPCYYMNKNPTISEGENQREICVSSIFLEGEDINMSISHAADSISLKKIPRYEVKIIDEDDWMKGAQFGAAFAIGVDIDSQAIASASENDTLNNIRPDKLQLHLIASQISSSCRDDWPSRVVEGENAFEIDTVTHKDKYDVVIANILLNPLLNLADQIIFSVKPGAIIGLSGILSEQVQNLLQKYSLFLEGIEVSKMDDWACVSGRKRKNIDIC, from the exons ATGGATTCTAGCGGTCCATGGGACCTTGCCAGAGCTAATGAAGGGAACCCAAGAGTCAGATCCAAGTTTATTGCACCATGTTATTATATGAACAA GAATCCGACAATATCAGAGGGTGAAAACCAACGAGAG ATTTGTGTTAGTTCTATTTTTCTTGAAGGTGAGGATATAAATATGAGCATTTCACATGCTGCTGATTctattagtttgaaaaagatacCAAGATATGAAGTTAAAATTATTGACGAGGATGACTGGATGAAAGGAGCTCAG TTTGGTGCTGCCTTTGCCATTGGAGTCGATATAGATTCACAAGCAATTGCATCAGCATCTGAAAATGATACTCTGAATAACATCAGACCAGACAAGCTGCAACTGCACTTGATTGCAAGCCAAATTTCTTCATCCTGCAGGGATGACTGGCCATCTAGAGTTGTCGAGGGAGAAAATGCTTTCGAGATAGACACAGTCACTCACAAGGATAAATATGATGTGGTCATCGCAAACATACTTTTAAATCCTCTGTTAAATCTTGCTGATCAAATTATCTTTTCTGTAAAGCCTGGAGCAATTATTGGTCTCTCTGGAATCTTAAGTGAACAA GTCCAGAACTTATTACAAAAATATTCACTATTCTTAGAAGGCATAGAAGTGTCGAAAATGGATGACTGGGCATGTGTGAgtggcagaaaaagaaagaatataGATATCTGCTGA